The Pigmentiphaga aceris DNA segment TGGTGCTGGTCAATCTGATCGACAATGCGGTGAAATTCAGCCGTTATCGTCACCCGGCGCGCGTGAAGATCTGGGCTGATGCCAATGACGAGATGATCACGGTATCGGTACGAGACAACGGGGCGGGATTCGACATGCAGAAGGTCGACAAGCTGTTCGACATGTTCAGCCGCCTGCACTCAAGCACTCAGTTCGAGGGTACTGGTGTGGGGCTTGCGCACTGCCGTCGCATTGTGGAACGGCATGGTGGGCGCATGACCGCGGACGGCCGGCCCGAGGGGGGCGCGACCTTCCGCTTTTCGCTGCCGCGCGAGAAGGCGGCAGCCGCCGCGTCAGCGTACTTGCACGCTTAGGCGGGTCAGCGAGGCAACGCCGACTTCGATCAGATCACCCGGCTTGACCGCGCCCACACCTTCGGGCGTGCCGGTGAAGATCAGGTCGCCAGGTTGCAGCGTGAACAGACCCGACAGGTGTTCGATGACCTCGGCCACGCTCCAGATCAGCTTGGACAGATCGCTCTTCTGGCGGGTTTCGCCATTGACGGTCAGCCAGACATCACCTTGCGTGATTTCGCCGGTATCGACGATCGGGTGCAGTGCAGCGATCGGTGCCGACTGTTCGAATGCCTTGCCCACTTCCCAGGGACGTCCTTGCTTCTTCTGCTCGTTCTGCAGATCGCGGCGCGTCATGTCCAGTCCCACGCCATAACCCCAGATGTGACGCAGCGCGTCAGCAGCCGGGATGTCCTTGCCGCCCAGGCCGATCGCAACGACCAGCTCGGCTTCGAAGTGCAGGTTCTGCGTCTTCGACGGATAGTCCATCGTCACGGTCTCGCCGGGGGCACCGGTGATGATCGCGTCGGCGGGCTTGCCGAAGAAGAAGGGCAACTCACGCCCGGTGAAACCCATTTCCTGCGCATGTTCGACGTAGTTGCGGCCGACGCAATAAATGCGACGGACCGGGAACTGGGACTCGCTGCCGACGACCGGAATGGCGACGATTGGCGCGGGCTCGAAAACATAAGACATGAGACGAACTCCTGGAGACGGAATACCTGGCACACCGGGGTGCGGTGCCGCGCCCCGGTGACGGGTTTACTTGGCGGCTTCGAAGGCCTTCAGACCCGCAACGATCTCGGCGTGGGCGGCTTCCGGGCCTTCCCAGCCCTTGACCTTGACCCACTTGCCCTTCTCCAAGTCTTTGTAGTGCTCGAAGAAGTGCTGAATCTGCATCAGGTATTCCTGCGGCAGATCGTCGGGCTTGTTCCAGTGGTTGTAGATCGGGATCAGCTTGGGCACCGGCACGGCGAGCAGCTTGGCGTCGCCGCCAGCTTCGTCGTCCATCTGCAGCACGCCGATTGCGCGGCAGCGGATGACCGCGCCGACCGACACCGGGTAAGGCGTGATCACCAGCACGTCGACAGCGTCGCCGTCGTCGGCAACGGTGTGCGGGATGTAGCCGTAGTTACACGGGTAGCGCATGGCCGTCATCATGAAACGGTCGACGAACAGGGCACCGGTGTCCTTGTCGACTTCGTATTTGATCGGATCCGAATCTTTCGGGATCTCGATGATGACGTTGAATTCTTCCGGCAACTTGGTTCCGGGACCGACGCGATCAAGATTCATGGCGACCTGATAAACAGTGAATGAGTACGACGCCGTCACATCGTGCCAGTTGCAAAGCCGTTTGAAGAAGGCTTTGCGTCGAACACGCGCTGCGACGCCGAAAAATTGGAAACGCGAAGATTATACGGCGCACCCAGGCTTGGTTTTCCTGCCTGCTGGCTTGAACGGCGCACCACCACGATGTGCGGTGCGCCACCCCTTGGTTCCAGCTGGGTTTACAAGCCGGCCGCGCGATCCGGGCCAGCGAGGTCAAGTGGTTCGACAACCACGTCGGTCAAGGACGGCGCAGCGTCGAGTGTGGGCAGATCGACCAGGGATTCGGTGGCACGCTGCCAATGGCGGCGTGCATCGTCAGGACGGCCAATACGGTCGAACAAGGCCGCCAGCAAGGCATGGGTACGGGGATCGGAACGACTGGCGAGACTGCGTTCCAGGTAGCGCTGCGCAGCCCCCCACAGC contains these protein-coding regions:
- a CDS encoding fumarylacetoacetate hydrolase family protein, producing MSYVFEPAPIVAIPVVGSESQFPVRRIYCVGRNYVEHAQEMGFTGRELPFFFGKPADAIITGAPGETVTMDYPSKTQNLHFEAELVVAIGLGGKDIPAADALRHIWGYGVGLDMTRRDLQNEQKKQGRPWEVGKAFEQSAPIAALHPIVDTGEITQGDVWLTVNGETRQKSDLSKLIWSVAEVIEHLSGLFTLQPGDLIFTGTPEGVGAVKPGDLIEVGVASLTRLSVQVR
- the ppa gene encoding inorganic diphosphatase translates to MNLDRVGPGTKLPEEFNVIIEIPKDSDPIKYEVDKDTGALFVDRFMMTAMRYPCNYGYIPHTVADDGDAVDVLVITPYPVSVGAVIRCRAIGVLQMDDEAGGDAKLLAVPVPKLIPIYNHWNKPDDLPQEYLMQIQHFFEHYKDLEKGKWVKVKGWEGPEAAHAEIVAGLKAFEAAK